A stretch of Balaenoptera ricei isolate mBalRic1 chromosome 9, mBalRic1.hap2, whole genome shotgun sequence DNA encodes these proteins:
- the HBP1 gene encoding HMG box-containing protein 1, with the protein MATGLSEHHNMVWEVKTNQVPNAVQKLLLVMDKRASGMNDSLELLQCNENLPSSPGYNSCDEHMELDDLPELQAVQSDPAQSAIYQLSSDVSHQEYPRPSWNQNTSEISENTYHENEVDWLTELANIATSPQSPLMQCSFYNRSSPVHIIATSKSLHSYARPPPVSSSKGEPAFPHHHWKEQTPVRHERANSESESGIFCMSSLSDDDDLGWCNSWPSTAWHCFLKGTRLCFHKGSNKEWQDVEDFARTEGCDNEEDLQMGTHKGYGSDGLKLLSHEESISFGESVLKLTFDPGTVEDGLLTVECKLDHPFYVKNKGWSSFYPSLTVVQHGIPCCEIHVGDVCLPPGHPDAINFDDSGVFDTFKSYDFTPMDSSAVYVLSSMARQRRASLSCGGPGGQDFERSGFSKNCGSPGSSQLSSNPLYAKAVKTHSSGTASATSPNKCKRPMNAFMLFAKKYRVEYTQMYPGKDNRAISVILGDRWKKMKNEERRMYTLEAKALAEEQKRLNPDCWKRKRTNSGSQQH; encoded by the exons ATGGCGACGGGTTTG tcgGAGCACCATAACATGGTGTGGGAAGTGAAGACAAATCAGGTGCCTAATGCAGTACAGAAACTCCTGCTAGTAATGGACAAGAGAGCTTCAGGAATGAATGACTCATTGGAGTTGCTGCAGTGTAATGAAAATTTGCCATCCTCACCTGGATACAACTCTTGTGATGAGCACATGGAGCTTG ATGATCTTCCTGAACTTCAGGCTGTTCAGAGTGATCCTGCTCAATCTGCCATATACCAGCTAAGTTCAGATGTGTCACATCAAGAATATCCAAGACCTTCTTGGAACCAAAATACCTCAGAAATATCAGAAAACACTTACCATGAAAATGAGGTGGATTGGCTAACAGAATTAGCAAATATCGCCACCAGCCCACAAAGCCCACTTATGCAGTGCTCATTTTACAACAG ATCATCTCCTGTACACATCATAGCTACTAGCAAAAGTTTACATTCCTATGCACGCCCTCCACCGGTGTCCTCTTCTAAGGGTGAGCCAGCCTTCCCTCATCACCACTGGAAGGAGCAAACGCCAGTCAGACACGAAAGG GCAAACAGTGAGTCAGAATCTGGCATTTTCTGCATGTCCTCCCTCTCGGATGATGACGACTTGGGGTGGTGCAATTCCTGGCCTTCGACTGCTTGGCACTGTTTTTTGAAAG GCACACGACTGTGTTTTCATAAGGGAAGCAATAAGGAATGGCAGGATGTGGAAGATTTTGCTAGAACTGAAGGCTGCGATAATGAGGAAGATCTCCAGATGGGCACTCACAAG GGCTATGGTTCTGATGGTCTAAAGTTGTTATCACATGAAGAAAGTATATCATTTGGCGAGTCTGTACTGAAGTTGACTTTTGATCCTGGTACAGTAGAAGATGGTTTACTTACTGTAGAGTGTAAACTGGACCACCCTttctatgttaaaaataaag GTTGGTCATCATTTTATCCAAGCTTGACTGTGGTACAGCATGGCATTCCATGTTGTGAAATTCATGTTGGTGATGTATGTCTACCTCCTGGACACCCCGATGCCATTAATTTTGATGATTCAGGTGTTTTTGATACATTTAAAAG ctATGACTTCACGCCTATGGATTCTTCCGCAGTCTACGTGTTAAGTAGCATGGCTCGCCAGCGTCGTGCATCTTTGTCTTGTGGAGGACCTGGAGGTCAAGACTTTGAAAGATCTGGATTCAGTAAAAACTGTGGCTCCCCGGGATCCTCACAGCTCTCTTCCAATCCCTTGTACGCTAAAGCTGTCAAAACCCACAGCTCAGGGACTGCGAGTGCCACTTCTCCTAACAAGTGCAAAAGACCAATGAATGCCTTCATGCTTTTTGCCAAAAAATACAGAGTTGAATATACTCAGATGTATCCAGGGAAAGATAACAG AGCCATAAGTGTGATCCTTGGTGACAggtggaagaaaatgaagaatgaaGAGAGGAGAATGTATACATTAGAAGCAAAGGCTTTGGCTGAAGAACAAAAACGTTTAAATCCTGACtgttggaaaaggaaaagaaccaATTCA GGCTCACAACAACATTAA